Genomic DNA from Panulirus ornatus isolate Po-2019 chromosome 9, ASM3632096v1, whole genome shotgun sequence:
tggttgagagaacagaagagggtgttttgaaatggtttgggcacatggagagaatgagtgaggaaagattgaccaagaggatatatgtgtcggaggtggagggaacgaggagaagtgggagaccaaattggaggtggaaagatggagtgaaaaagattttgttgtgtgatcggggcctgaacatgcaggagggtgaaaggagggcaaggaatagagtgaattggatcgatgtggtataccggggttgacgtgctgtcagtggattgaatcagggcatgtgaagcatctggggtaaaccatggaaagctgtgtaggtatgtatattttgcgtgtgtggacgtatgtatatacatgtgtatgggggtgggttgggccatttcttttgtctgtttccttgcgctacctcgcaaacgcgggagacagcgacaaagcaaaaaatatatatatatatatatatatatatatatatatatatatatatatatatgtatatatatatattcagggagaataaaaagatgttttggaaggaggtaaataaagtgcgtaagacaagggagcaaatgggaacttcagtggagggggctaatggggagatgataacaagtagtggtgatgtgagaaatagatggagtgagtgtttgaaggtttgttgaatgtgtttgatgatagagtggcagatatagggtgttttggtcgaggtggtgtgcaaagtgagggggttaaaggaaatgatttggtaaatagagaagaggtagtaaaagctttacggaagatgaaagccggcaaggcagcaggtttggatggtattgccgtgttttagatatctgggagtggatctggcagcggatggaaccatagaagcggaagtgaatcatagggtgggggagggggtgaaaattctgggagccttgaagaatgtgtggaagttgagaacattatctcgaaagacaaaaatggccatgtttgaaggaatagtggttccaacaatgttgtatggttgcgaggcgtgggctatagatagagttgtgcgcaggagggtggatgtgctggaaatgagatgtttgaggacaatttatggtgtgaggtggtttgatcaagtaagtaatgtaagggtaagagagatgtgtggaaataagaagagcatggttgagagggcagaagagggtgttttgaaatgttttgggcacatgtagagaatgagtgaggaaagattgaccaagtggatatatgtgtcagagatggagggaacgaggagaagtgggagaccaaattggaggtggaaagatggagtgaaaaagattttgagtgattggggcctgaacatgcaggagggtgaaaggcgggcaaggaatagagtgaattggatcgatgtggtataccggggtcgacgtgctgtcagtcgattgaatcagggcatgtgaagcatctggggtaaaccatggaaagttctgttgggcctggatgtggaaagggagctgtggtttcgggcattattgcatgacagctagagactgagtgtgaacgaatggggcctttgttgtcttttcctagcgttacctcgcacacatgaggggggagggggatgttattccatgtgtggcgaggtggcgatgggaatgaataaaggcagacagtgtgaattgtgtgcatgtgtatatatgtatatgtctgtgtgtgtatatatatgtgtacactgagatgtattggtatgtatatttgcgtgtgtggacgtgtatgtatatcaatgtgtattgggggtgggttgggccatttcttttgtctgtttccttgcgctacctcgcaaacacgggagcctgcgacaaagcaaaataagaataaataaatataaaatgaatatatatatatgcaatttttttcatacgtatttgccatttcctgcattagcaaggtagcttttagaacagaggactgagccttataggaaatatcctcatttggctccctttTCTTTGTGCATACATTCATTGAGAGTCCAAGACAATGCCAGGATTCAAGGCATTCCAAGATCATGCAATGCTGCTTTTGGGTGGAATGTTGTAGGGTTCAAATTAAAGCCTTTCCAAATTTGCTACTCGGAGAACTCTAGAGCGTTCATGAATGTAAGGAAGGAAATGCTTCTTGTTTATTATTGCTCTAACAAGAAAGCCTGGATGACATTAGCAAGACTGGTTTTTGAACTTCATTATTCTGCAGGTAAAAGAATATTGTATGTAGGCAAATTTGCCTACAAGAAAGCCTGGATGACATTAGCAAGACTGGTTTTTGAACTTCATTATTCTGCAGGTAAAAGAATATTGTATGTAGGCAAAAGAACATCTCTTTCAAGATTCTTATGATCTCACACAGTGTTCCAAGTTATCTACAGCATATCAGCGACATGAATCCTGGTGTGATGGTTGTGTATATACTACTGAAGTTAACTGTGCTCATTCAACCTGTGGATCAAGGCACAGTAGCTGCGTTCAAAGCATGCTATTACAGCAAGTTCAAGCAACTGAATCTAGCAGAATGCTCTGAGACTTTTGGAAAGGTTTTATCATTCTAAGTGATATTTAGAACATTGCTGCAGCATGAATGGCATTTGGAAGAGTGTTTTGAAGACATATATGAACATATTCAAAGCCTTCAGCAAAGATTCTTTTGTTGAGGAAATGATAAGTAATGAGATATTAGTACTTGGGAAACAGCTTGAATTGgacattgatgaagaggatattcaTGAGCTTGTTGACACTGAAGCTGAACAGCTTTCTAATGAGGAGCTTattaaactggaggaagaaagaagTTATACCCTAGGCACCAAGAAAGTTCACAGCAAAGAAACTGGCGGAGGTATTTGCAACTATCATCAGAGGCTTACGGATGTTAGAAGAAATGGATGCCGGTCACGAGAGATTCACAAGAACTAACAGGCAGAAACAGGATGCTCTTGTTTGTTATAGAGAAATGTttaatgaaaagaagaaacaaacttTACAGTCAACACTTGATATCTTCCTGAAGAAATCTACACCATTAACAAGTATCGATACCTCAGTGCCTTCTAGCTATTCTCGAGCCTCATCAGAAGGGAGAGAAATCGATGACTCTTGTTACATTCTGCCTCCACCCTTACACGTTAGAGGGtgtaatcagcccataggcccattaaaacagatgactggaataacagcttctgttaacagagagatttgggctagaaaCAAGATTCCCTTACAATATGGCTAACATCTGACAAGCTGATGgccgtaatgatatatatatactcttccctTCTTAAGTTTGACAAATACCAAacagataaaaatctataaaaatatatttataatagcaaaataaatatggcTTTCTTGTAATATAAATAATACCATttattcttgatacatagatctctctataTTATTTTACTTAACGTCACTCTGCAAAATAATACCATttattcttgatacatagatctctctatattattttacttaacatcactcagcaaaatattaccatttattcttgatacatagatctctctctatattattttgattaacatcattctggcaaattcactggcctcatttatataacataagggtttgaaataaCTGAGGTGTAtaaagattacattatacatttaccaacagctttgtatcacatcttcctcttatggccactcctgagagagaggtttgaccttggccatcttccagtttctgtacaatttctcaaagaaaactgaataagataaaaTGGGTAACTATTACATTTATTGGTGAATAGGGGAGATgactaacatccccctcccaaaagagGCATGAGTCAACCACTGGTTGACTCACGACTAACTGGTATATGAGACAATGCATCAGCtataacattatcctttcctcttatatgcttaataatccaattataatcttgtaacaaaagactccaTCTAGTTAAAcgttggtttacatttttcatcttatgcaaaaataCAAGAGGATTGTGTTCCGTAAACACTTGGATCGACCTACCTACTCCTTTCAAATgtacatcaaaatgattcagaCTTAAAATCAAGgctaatgtttccttttcaatagTACTGTACTTTTTCTGATAGGACAAAAccttctttgaaaaataacaaattggaaaatcaatatcatctttctcctgcattaagacTCTGCCAACCCCAAAATCACTTGCATCTATATACAGTTTAaatggtctatcataatttggagtagaaagtatgAGTATACATACAAGGATCTGcttcagtttcttaaaggctTCATCACATTGGTCACTCCATACAAATTTGACTTTCTTTAACAAAAAGTTGGCtaatggtaaagcaatgattgaaaaattcATACAAAACCTACAATAATATCCAGCTATACCCAGGAATCTctataattctttcttatttgttgtTGCTGGAAATTTTGCAAGACTTTCTATCTTAGCAGTGATTGGTTTTGCATatccctgaccaacaacataacctagatattctacagtCGCTCTAGCAAACTCACTCTTTACAAGGTTTCCCTTTAAATTTGCTATGTCCAACCTATTAAACACTTCCCTCACTAAATACTatgttcttcccaagtttttgaatacaatgctatatcatctatatatacagaacaatctttaacatcacacaatatttgatttactaatctttggaaagGACTACCACTAtttttcataccaaagggcatcactttatactgatacaaaccatctatagttacaaatgcagaaatttcttttgctctttcagtcaAAGGTACTTTCCAATGCCCTTTCAATACATCTAACTTActtacaaatttagcatctcctatctgatcaatacaaacatttACTATGGGAATAGAATACGAGTCAGCTTTAGTTATCTAATTTACCTTTCTTAAATCAATACAAAATGTGTTGGACATACCATCAGGTAAAGTTATTAAtgcacaaggtgaactccaaggactagtacttttttcaatcagatcattgtcaagcatatactgtacttcttttctcattatctcttcATCTTAGGATTCACTCTATGAAAGTGCTGCTTGACAGGTGTTGCATTGTCAATTTCAACGTCGTGCAGTAATACATCAGTTCTCCTAGGAACTtcagaaaacaaacacctaaactcatccattatttgtatgatctcttctctcagtttctaaatgatcaagcgtccttttcaaattatctaacacatctgaatttttttacaatttgtcctcacatctctccaactttacattctcacttccATCCTCATCCTCTGCATcgtcagacataacacatgcacaatgcacATTTGTAGCCTCATCATCCTCTGCAGAATTTTATCATAAGTTTTTATCATGTTTATATGACACAATTGGCTTGGCTTACGTCTCTGAAGTACTCATaatgtagttcaaatcatccactcttttctgaataacccagggaccataaaaccTTCCTCTTAGAGGATTTTCCATCTGAGGCAATAATTCCAACACTCGATCGCCTTATTTGAACTTTCTGCTTCTAAATTTTTTTGTCATGccataccttcatatcttcttgacaccctttcaaattttctgcagcaatctctctAGCTCTACACAATCTGCTTTAAAAATCTGATATatacttcaataatccaggagaatcactattccctaaccatttctctttcaacatactcaatggacctcttatttcatgtccatacaccAACTCAAATAAATTAAAACCTGTAGACTCAtgtactgaatctctaatggTAAACaatgctaataatcttacttgttcattccaccactcactactctttctaatctgccctcctcccacgcttctcatgccacaagcatcttttgcacaagccatcactgcttccctaaatacatcccattcctgccccactccccttacctcctttcttctcacctttttcctttctgtactcagtctctcgtggtacttcctcacacaagtctccttcccaagctcacttactctcaccactcttttcaccccaccatgctctcttcttttctgaaaacctctacaaatcttcaccttcgcctccacaagataatgatcagacatccctccagttgcacctctcagcacattaacatccaaaagtgtctctttcgcgcgcctatcgattaacacgtaatccaataacgctcggtagccatctctcctactaacatacgtatatttatgtatatctctctttttaaaccaggtattcccgatcatcagtcctttttcagcacataaatctacaagctcttcaccatttccatttacaacactgaacaccccatgaacaccaattattccctcaactgccacattactcacctttgcattcaaatcacccatcactataacctggtctcgtgcatcaaaactactaacacactcactcagctgctcccaaaagacttgtctctcatgatctttcttctcatgcccaggtgcatatgcaccaataatcacccatctctctccatccactttcagttttacccatatcaatctagagtttactttcttacactatcacatactcccaccactcctgtttcagtagtgctactccttcccttgctcttgtcctctcactaacccctgactttactcccaaggcattcccaaaccactcctcccctttacccttgagcttcgtttcactcagagccaaaacatccaggttcctttcctcaaacatactacctatctctccttttttctcaccttggttacatccacacacatttagacaccccaatctgagcctacgaggagaatgagcattccccgcatgactccttcttctgtttccccttttagaaagttaaaatacaaggaggggagggtttccagccccccactcccgtcccctttagtcgccttttacgacacgtgaggaatgcatgggaagtattctttctccatttattcttgatacatagatctctctctctaaattatTTTACATGACGTTACTCTGGCAAATTCAATGGCCTCAGGTATATAACATAAAGGTTTGAGATGTGTAcaaattacattatacatttatcaacagctttgtatcacatcttcctcttatagccattcctgagagagagaggcttgaccttggccatcttccagtttctatacaatttttCTAAGAAACTGATTAAGATATAATGGGAAACTATAACATTTACTGGTAAATAGGGAAGATATCTGTAACACCTTGTCAATGTAGCATCCTCACAAAAAtggataactataacatttatttgtaaataggggagataactgtaacacctTGTCGATGTAGCATCCTCATCATCTAGCAGTTAATTTGTGCTTTATGCTTCAAACATTCTTCTGGCCCAGTGGGCTTTCAGCTGTGTGTGTTAATGGTGAGTACCcattcaactatttttttttttttttttttagtacagtATTCAATAAATTacatgagatattcaacactttattataaGACAGgctgtgttagatgattttgcccaactgtaggctaatgtaagtgcTCAGAGAATGTTTAAGGTAAGCTAGGCTAAGGTATGATGTtcagatgtacagtattaaatgtttTGAATGTATTTTTGCCATACGATAATTTCCACTTATGATAGGTTTATCGGAACTTAACCCCAATATACTTCGGGGTGTACCTGTATAGACTATATCCATGCCAAGGTATGTGTGCTACTTCATGGCATAGGCAACGCCACTCTACTGTGTTGCAAGGCCATTGGTGATTGCATTATTCCATTCTTAGGCCTGGGTAAATTAAAAGATAATGTAAATGGACCATACACATTATTTCAAGAATGATGTAAATCAAATATCTGTGAATTGTGAGGTCCCTGtcttttttctgtattttgatTGTACATCATTACTGCTGTATTACCAACCTGCCACATTATTACTGCTGTATTACCAACCCAGTACATTATTACTTTTGTATTACCAACCTGCTACATTATTACTGCTGTATTACCAACCTACTGAATTCAAAGTTAGCACCACTAAACCCATTAAGTTGAAAATGTCAAAGAATTTGCATTAAGCTTTTGACCATTTTGTCTTAGAATTATAGCTTGGGATAAAGGCAGTTAAGAAAGGTTTCATCAAAGTTTTGGAATTTCTACCTTAAAGAACTGTATCTTGGGACCAAGATGCACAGTTTATTTGTCAGAGAATTCATTGACAAGATTGAGAAAAAAGGTCACGTATGGTGTTACTATACTTATGCTGGTGGAAATCTGTAAATTTTCTTGGTATTTATTTAACTGATGATCCTGATGGTTTGAAATAATGTATTTTAGTTCATAAGGAAAATTATTAATGTCAAGTTTTGATTTGGGTGGAAGACATTCGTTTTCTTTGCCTCTAATTTGATTCTTTATGGATAGCACATCAACTAAAAATTACTATCTATTTTTATGCAGTGTCAGTTCATTAATGTTTTTGTAGCACAGATTTTAGATTTGTTCAATTTTAAATGGATAAAAAAATTTCAGACTCCAAGAGAATGGACAAATCGTATGGTTTCAGTCAAAGAAGACCCCAGAGAGGCTATTACAACATTCAAGATAGATACAGAAGAGATGATAGAAGAGATGATAGAAGCCACCTTCATGGTGAATCTTTACGACCTAGCCAGTCCATCCAAGGAAGCAGCCTTCACCATCataatctgctggaggatagtgtaTCTAGAGGTGGCATGGGAAGGTTTAGaggcaggggaaggggaagaagggcaGGAAGAAATCATAATTATGGTAATAGAAGAGGAGCTGTAAGTTTGGATTCCCTTAGTGAACATATCACAGATGAGAGAAAGTTAAGGTATTCAGGCAAAAATCAGCACAGGAGAGACCGGGAGTTTCCTATTGGTTATGGTGAACTAGAGAGACTTTTAACTTTACCTGCTGATGCAGTGATCCTAGAATTATTAAGCAAGAAATCTGGTTATCAGCAACTACTTGAACTAGATAAATTGCCAGATGAAAAGTTTAATTGTTTGTTGGAAGTTCTTTCATATTCAACAAGTGCTCAGTCAAACAAGGAAAATATGCATGAGTTGTTCATAAGAACTTGTGAACCTAAGTTCCTAGATAAGTTGTGTAATTATACAATCACAATTAAAAGATTATATCCTGGTAAAGCCGAGAATGTTTTTACTCATGTGTTTGTATTCTTAGAAGCTTATGCAAGTGCATTAACATCACTAGCTATTGACAGATTACCAAATTTGTTAGATTCTTGTATATCATCTATGACTTTGTTGCAACGGGAGGGTTTCATTCCAGAAAGACTGTTGAAGCAGTATGAAGCATTACAGGAAATGCTAACAAAAGCAGCTAAACAATGGGTACAGAAGCAGCTTGATTCTGATAGAAGAAAGCAGAGGAATTACATGTATGAGCTGGAACCACCAGATGACTTCAAAGAACTTTCTGTATTACCAACACCTATGGACTTAAAATCATTTGAGCGTCCATTCCTTCGTAAGAACATTGTACAAGGGAAGTATGAAGATGATGAACATTACCTTGATGTACAGTTTCGTCTTTTGCGTGAAGATTTTATAAGACCTTTAAGAAATGGAATAAAGGATTTCATCAGCAACAATAATTTTAAGTCTAGAAATGTAAGAATATATAGAAATGTTTGGATTTTAGGTTTTGAACTAAAGAATAATAAATTGATTTATAATGTACAACTGGATGTACCAAAGAAATTTAAGTTTGAGAGCTTAAAGTGTATGTTGTATGGCAATCTTTTGTGCTTCAGTAATGACAGCTTCAAAAGTATGCTTCTTGCCTCTGTTGCTGGGCGAGATTCTGAGAGTTTGAAGAAAGGAATCATTCAGGTCTTGTTTGAGACTGATGTTATGTCTTATGATCTGAGTAAAAATTTCGTAATGATCGAGTCAAAGGCTTATTTCATGCCATATAAACATGTGTTAAAGGCTTTGCAGTCCATTTCTGGAGAAACTGTACCTATGTCACCATATGTTATTCATATTCAACCAAATGTTGAACCTCCAAAGTATTTACATGAAGGAGAACAATATGATTTAAGAGTCATTAAGGGCAGAAGGATGATGAAAAACACAGAGGCATATAGCAAGTTCATTCCTCTTCACAGAACTATACAGGAGCCCAGACAAGATCAGTGGGTTCATCTGAAGGATGTGTTTGTTTTAAGGGACCTTATAATATGGCCATCTGAGGATGATCTTGGTCTTGATAATTCTCAACGTAGGGCTCTTCGAAGTGCCATCACACGTCAACTAGCCATAATTCAAGGTCCTCCTGGTACTGGAAAAACTTTTCTAGGTCTCAAGATTGCACAGGTGTTGTTACATAATAGTAAGGTTTGGAAAAATGAAGATAACCCAACTCCAATATTAGTTGTTTGTTATACCAACCATGCACTGGATCAGTTTTTGGAGGGAATGGCCACCTTTACAAGTAACATTGTCAGAGTTGGTTCACGAACTAAGTCTGAAATAATTAGTCGGTTCCAGATAAATTTACTGTCGCAATTTCTTGGTGAAAACCGGATGATTCCTTCAGCTATCCATGTTAGGAACACTGAATTGCAGTTTGAGATAAgtgatttagaaaatgaaattaggACACTGAAGAACACTTTAGATATGTGCAATAATGCACAAGGAATAATTTCTTTGGATATACTTGTATCTGAAAATATTGTGCCACCACATTTGCAGGTTCAGTTTGAGGTGACTGGAAATCATAAAGAGTTAACAGGGTGGTTGCTTTGCAATATCCAGTCAGAGAATAATGGAGAATATGTTGAGTCATTCCACCCAGTACAACCCATTCCATCTGTTAAACCCAGTATGTCACAAGATATGAGTGAGTTGAAAGATGGTGAAACAGATGAGCATGATATGTGGGAAGATGCAGGTGAAACAGACAAGAATGACATTTGGAAGGATGCAGAAGTGTTACATGATATCGAGGAAAGTAACAGGCTTTTAGAGGATGATGAACGTGATGAGATATGGATTAATCATTTGGACTATGAGACAACATTTGATAGTTTGGAATATGAGATGAATTTAGCAATGACTGCATTTGAAAGAGATAGAAATAATGCAGAAGCTTACTTTATGCACAACATTTGTGCTAGTCAGAGAGAAGCATTAAGGATTGGACTCAGTCTACAAGAATCACCTAACGAGGTATATGCACTTGAAGAGCTACGGAATTTTAACATATGGAGTCTTAACTTTCCAAAGAGATGGTATATGTATAAATACTGGTTGAAAAAACTCAAAGACAAGACTATTAAAAGACTTGTAGTCGCAGAATCTAATTACAACAAGAAAACAGGAGCCCTGGAGGAGGTCCGGAACCAAAAATACTTATATATTATGCGTAGTGCCTCCATTGTGGGTATGACGACAACAGGAGCAGCACAGTACAACAGCCTTATGAAAGACTTAGCTCCAGCCATAGGTAAGACTTATTACATGATAGAAATTGTCATAGAAATTGTCATAGTATATGCTGCTGTGTTAATGAAATGCAGTTATCAATCCATTTTATCTAGTCTCATCCCCTAAGCATTCTTGTGTGTCATTCTTATCACTGATGTGTTATTTTCAGCCACTATTGTATTGAAAACACTTTGTAATTTAACTAATTTTCGCTATTCAGACTTTGTAATTTAACTAATTATCACTATCCTGACTTTGTAATTTGATTAATTATCTCCATCCAGTCCCAGTTATGTTAGATTGAATAGCACAGGGGGACCTCTTTTATCCAGCATTCGGACCTCTAGCAGCTGTCATTAACTACACAGTTTCAGATGGCGGCTAGTATTGGTTCATGCCCTAGAGCTAAATTGCTTCAACAGTTCAAGAGAGATGTGGTTTACATCTGTGACTTCTGGCCTTATGTGTAAATTTTCATTAATGCTTGCTTCAATTTGCCCAGAAGTATGGCATTAAACAAGCATGTGAACAGTCCAATTGTGGGTGGTTTTGTTATAGGTATAAATCATAATCTGCACAATAGGGTCTTTTGAAAATAAGTTAGGAACTTAGAATTTTCAAATGAAAGTCATGAACAATGAGTTTTAAAGGGAGACTATGGTTAACCTTTTTAATTGCAGTTCCATAGAATTTACCCTTCCCATTGTGggaaaaaagcaaaatatatagggGTTTTCTTTACAGAAGAACCTTTAGCATGTATTATTAAAGAAAATAACCAAAGAAGTAAAGTGCTATACCTTCTTCTGTGTTCTGTCTGTATAATGGGGTCTTTTGAAAATAAGTTAGGAACTTAGAATTTTGATATGAAAGTCATGTACAATGAGTTTTAAAGGGAGACTATGGTTAACCTTTTAATTGTAGTTCCGTAGAATTTACCCTTCCCATTGTGgagaaaaagcaaaatatattcGAGGTTTTCTTTACAGAAAATTTTTGGCATGTATTATtaaagaaaataaccaaaaaaataAAGTGCTAtacttttgtgtttgtttgggtgTTGAGTAGGTGTGTGGGCTTGGGCTGGTGGCATAGATGTTCTTTATCTATCAAAATACAATGcaatatttatttcttttcaagCATTATTTCATTCTCCCAACACCTGATGACTTTACATGGTTTTACTCTGGGTGTGATTTCAACCTTATAACCTTGGCTTTTCTTCAcacttactttcaacttcctcctcttaCACATTCTCCCAAATTTAGACACCAACTTTCACAGTTCCTCACTCAAATTTGATCCATGATCTGTGTCAGCAGCAGACAACAGCTGATCCAATGGCCAGGCACCTTTAACCCTTACACAtagcattcacctctctctccaccccagctttaaacaaattagacagccatggttacatcacatacccttgccaaATACCagccttcatctggaaccattcactctcgcTTCTGTCTACTAGCAAACGTGCTTTACCCTCTTGTTAAAAACATATCAGTGCTTCTAGTAGCTTCCttttacaccatatactctaaagaccttccacaaggcatctatatcatccctatcatttgctttctctgtacccataaatgccacatacaaatccttgtttctttaagtatttctcaatacattctttaaagctgaCACTTGATCCACCCATCCTTTACTATTCTAGAAAACAAATTTTCCTTCCCATTTTTAAGCTATttgtatgccttcaccctctttatCTCCACAATCCCATATGACTTACCAGATGACACTTTCCTCTGTCCCCCTTCCCTTTACATACATTTGCATTATACATGTATTCCACAATTCTTTGGGCACCGCACCAgtctccatatatacattgaaaatcctaggtaagcagtcaacaatgcagtcacccccatACTTAAGAAATTgatctacaataccatccactccagctgttttaccacatttcatcttaggcGAGagtttcaccaaaccactttccatga
This window encodes:
- the LOC139750241 gene encoding NFX1-type zinc finger-containing protein 1 isoform X3; the protein is MHVCVIHHGRTSRLAHDAPASSVSRCDHLDARSMITPGAGDGWPLCQSRYSCQYHEATKLSPQRLILKRCPQQTPLLRRCEEKEASFVCSLLLEIRSVQRPLLCTPRPLLDSKRMDKSYGFSQRRPQRGYYNIQDRYRRDDRRDDRSHLHGESLRPSQSIQGSSLHHHNLLEDSVSRGGMGRFRGRGRGRRAGRNHNYGNRRGAVSLDSLSEHITDERKLRYSGKNQHRRDREFPIGYGELERLLTLPADAVILELLSKKSGYQQLLELDKLPDEKFNCLLEVLSYSTSAQSNKENMHELFIRTCEPKFLDKLCNYTITIKRLYPGKAENVFTHVFVFLEAYASALTSLAIDRLPNLLDSCISSMTLLQREGFIPERLLKQYEALQEMLTKAAKQWVQKQLDSDRRKQRNYMYELEPPDDFKELSVLPTPMDLKSFERPFLRKNIVQGKYEDDEHYLDVQFRLLREDFIRPLRNGIKDFISNNNFKSRNVRIYRNVWILGFELKNNKLIYNVQLDVPKKFKFESLKCMLYGNLLCFSNDSFKSMLLASVAGRDSESLKKGIIQVLFETDVMSYDLSKNFVMIESKAYFMPYKHVLKALQSISGETVPMSPYVIHIQPNVEPPKYLHEGEQYDLRVIKGRRMMKNTEAYSKFIPLHRTIQEPRQDQWVHLKDVFVLRDLIIWPSEDDLGLDNSQRRALRSAITRQLAIIQGPPGTGKTFLGLKIAQVLLHNSKVWKNEDNPTPILVVCYTNHALDQFLEGMATFTSNIVRVGSRTKSEIISRFQINLLSQFLGENRMIPSAIHVRNTELQFEISDLENEIRTLKNTLDMCNNAQGIISLDILVSENIVPPHLQVQFEVTGNHKELTGWLLCNIQSENNGEYVESFHPVQPIPSVKPSMSQDMSELKDGETDEHDMWEDAGETDKNDIWKDAEVLHDIEESNRLLEDDERDEIWINHLDYETTFDSLEYEMNLAMTAFERDRNNAEAYFMHNICASQREALRIGLSLQESPNEVYALEELRNFNIWSLNFPKRWYMYKYWLKKLKDKTIKRLVVAESNYNKKTGALEEVRNQKYLYIMRSASIVGMTTTGAAQYNSLMKDLAPAIVIIEEAAEILESHVITSLSSSCQHLIMIGDHQQLRPSATVYELATKYGLETSLFERMIKNGLPYETLEYQHRMKPCISSLLVPSVYPHLKNHPSVDSYQSIKGITKDVFFISHQIHEKEGTGDTTSHENIYEAELLMGLCRHLILQGYSSDDITILTPYTGQFFLLCKIRQMHRACNGVEIHVVDNFQGEENNIILLSLVRSNVEGKVGFLSTSNRICVALSRAKHGLYITGNMELLTASSELWEKIKQDLTNMDSIGNSLTLKCQNHPDQLVSVSSGKDFLNKSPEGGCLKNCGKLLPNCNHTCPKVCHTSDKDHKNYRCQVPCPKNLCDLGHPCPKMCWEKCAPCETLVEKLLPCGHSHQIFCHISPEHYDCPTQVVKEITVCQHKVSMSCHQDPNSFQCPMDCDSRLDCGHMCRKKCHCTDDPDHLDYDCLQRCTRINVGCSQNHPCQKMCHEYCGECTVKVTKNLPCGHEVKDVYCSSSLESIKCHEKCKKTLPCGHSCKKICHQSCEPCPVKVAKVVPECNHTAWIACGIPATTDVCDGSCQKKLPCGHPCSARCKEVCTVKCTHPVTITTKCPKGHSIMVPCHLSDKVNGEDAWEYCKERCNQLLNCKHECVGNCGSCFQGRLHVSCRKPCKKLLVCGHICQHPCTANCPPCQEQCQWHCEHSQCRKNCGVPCVVCQVLLH